In Saccharicrinis fermentans DSM 9555 = JCM 21142, a genomic segment contains:
- a CDS encoding RagB/SusD family nutrient uptake outer membrane protein has product MNMLKLNIIALGVVGLGLASCADSFLDVEAETSIFDTNFYQTIDDFEMALVGCYDGYQRTSSNGNLAFYVTSEVLSDNCFGGTGNTDSRSYQLLDRFDLSQAPSENNLFNGTWSDYYAAIFRCNTLLQKMSGINWEGNEEKKKTIEGETRFLRAKLYFDLVRLFNRVPLILEPTTANVPQAEASETYKVIAEDLKFAAENISAEAYSSSWAAANDGMVTQWAAKSLLARVFLFYTGYYGTTDVEGVVDHNYVLAGLEDVIANGGYGLVDAYKNLWEAASSIPNEEENSLETTWAGRGNKEFVFTQKFNFTQDYNGNLDGNRWLVMMGMRNTNFSPYGKGWGACTVNPKLVAAFEVGDTRKTASVIDVAAEGIDDIFDKKDQREYTGYSNKKYTPMCLPDGTTAVEGLGDGDNQISQYQDFVVIRYADVLLMAAEMGSVNAQTYFDMVRARAGLESKAVSKDNIMAERQAEFAFEGLRYWDLLRQGLAFAATEIAESNVSVLSGNVEDFVNISSANITATKGFMQIPNTQITLSDGVLVQNEGWK; this is encoded by the coding sequence ATGAATATGTTGAAACTAAATATTATAGCATTGGGTGTTGTTGGCTTAGGCCTGGCTTCCTGTGCAGATTCCTTTCTGGATGTAGAAGCTGAAACGTCTATTTTTGATACGAATTTTTACCAGACCATCGATGATTTTGAGATGGCTTTGGTGGGATGTTATGATGGGTATCAAAGAACTTCATCCAATGGAAATCTTGCATTTTATGTAACCTCAGAGGTGTTGTCAGATAATTGTTTTGGTGGTACCGGAAATACCGATAGCCGCTCTTATCAGTTGCTGGATCGTTTTGATCTTTCTCAGGCGCCTTCTGAAAATAACCTCTTTAATGGTACATGGAGTGATTATTATGCAGCCATCTTTCGATGTAATACTTTACTTCAGAAAATGAGTGGTATTAACTGGGAAGGAAATGAAGAAAAAAAGAAGACCATTGAGGGAGAAACACGATTTTTGAGAGCCAAGCTATATTTTGACTTGGTGCGTTTATTCAATCGAGTACCCTTAATATTGGAACCAACAACCGCTAATGTTCCCCAGGCTGAAGCCTCAGAAACCTATAAAGTGATTGCTGAAGATCTGAAATTCGCGGCAGAGAATATTAGTGCGGAGGCTTATTCTTCTTCGTGGGCGGCAGCAAACGACGGAATGGTAACGCAATGGGCAGCAAAGAGCCTTTTGGCGCGGGTGTTTTTATTTTATACAGGGTATTATGGAACAACAGATGTTGAAGGTGTGGTAGATCATAATTATGTACTTGCCGGATTAGAAGATGTAATTGCGAATGGTGGTTATGGTCTGGTTGATGCGTATAAAAATTTGTGGGAAGCTGCTTCTTCTATTCCTAATGAGGAAGAGAATAGCCTTGAAACAACTTGGGCAGGTCGTGGAAATAAGGAATTTGTATTTACCCAGAAATTTAACTTTACCCAAGATTATAATGGTAATTTGGATGGAAATCGCTGGTTGGTGATGATGGGTATGAGAAATACCAATTTCTCTCCTTATGGAAAAGGATGGGGCGCATGTACTGTTAATCCTAAGCTAGTCGCTGCTTTTGAAGTTGGTGATACCAGGAAAACGGCCTCGGTTATTGATGTAGCTGCTGAAGGTATTGACGATATCTTTGATAAGAAAGATCAAAGAGAGTATACTGGATATAGCAACAAAAAGTATACGCCCATGTGCCTACCCGATGGAACAACAGCAGTAGAAGGACTTGGGGATGGTGATAATCAGATCTCGCAATATCAGGATTTTGTAGTTATACGATATGCAGATGTGTTGTTGATGGCTGCTGAGATGGGAAGTGTGAATGCCCAAACTTATTTTGATATGGTGCGAGCCAGAGCTGGCTTGGAATCAAAAGCTGTTAGTAAAGATAATATAATGGCGGAGCGACAAGCTGAGTTTGCTTTTGAAGGTTTACGTTACTGGGATCTGTTACGTCAGGGCTTAGCATTTGCTGCCACAGAAATAGCAGAGTCAAATGTTTCAGTGTTGAGTGGAAATGTGGAGGATTTTGTAAATATTTCATCGGCTAATATTACTGCTACAAAGGGATTTATGCAGATACCGAATACCCAAATAACTTTAAGTGATGGTGTGTTGGTGCAAAATGAAGGTTGGAAATAA
- a CDS encoding SusC/RagA family TonB-linked outer membrane protein — MNERKVRKEISTYSKVRQYLFYSGIMLILILASPVFGQAQRLLRGTVVSAMDGLPVPGVNVLIKGTMNGTVTNMDGVYSINVEENDVLLFSFIGFRSQEVIISDQESLYITMHEDVSEFDEVVVVGYGVQQKKLVTGATTQVKGDAIQKQSTTSPLQAMQGQTPGVSISSTSGQPGADMKVTIRGLGTVGDASPLYMIDGVQGDITLLNASDIESIDILKDAASAAIYGSQAANGVVLVTTKQGKSGKAQITFDAYYGVQNVGRTTDMLNKDEYITIMQEQALNSGSALYDASVFEDAANTDWVDQMFYDNAVTENYSLGINGGSDKSVYAMSLNYTGQEGIVGGPDVSNYERYGFRINTEQNLYDDVLKIGQHMNFNYVKNNGVSVGNQYNNTLRGAFTTSPLAPVYSDNNIYNSPYNDTSNSQWSKGDGNPYGAMMTNTNNANDAQKMLADIYAELEPLKNLKIKTLFGFNYYATEYRSYSPLYQFSIYSYNNDHTSVNQSMSKGHTMTWTNTASYHFELDGGHKFDILGGMESIRYQGTDLSASNWNLLSQFDDFAHAYIDNTTGQATLQTDDDGAATGVVETKGVGGAPAVKTRQVSYFGRLGYSFNEKYMFNATIRADGSSRFSKGNRWGYFPSVSAGWLISSEDFMQDMHSWLDYLKLRVSWGQVGNQNIDNFQYASPVNTSTSYSGDDPAANYVFGTSLVNTPGAYPSRLSNENIKWETSEQTNIGIDAYFMNSRLSFNGDFYIKTTKDWLVQAPILATAGAGAPYMNGGDVKNTGIELAFNWNDNIGDFTYSVGINGAYNKNEVGSIPTEDGIIHGLTNMLYDNSEEFYRAENGHEIGYFWGYETAGIFQSEADIANWISAGNGVLQAEVKPGDVKYVDQDKNGEINANDKKDLGSGIPDITYGLNVSMAYKHFDFSLSANGVIGNKIVQSYRNHSNKQANYSSAILDRWTGTGTSNAMPRVTETNINWQFSDLYIQDGDFLRISNISLGYDFTSLIKRSPFSQCRLYASVQNAFTFTKYDGMDPEIGYGTSDWVSGVDLGYYPRPKTFLIGVNLKF; from the coding sequence ATGAATGAAAGAAAAGTAAGAAAAGAAATTTCTACGTATAGTAAAGTACGACAGTATCTATTCTATAGTGGAATTATGCTAATATTAATATTAGCATCGCCCGTTTTTGGTCAGGCACAGAGGCTCTTGCGTGGAACTGTTGTTTCGGCAATGGATGGATTACCAGTTCCTGGTGTAAATGTTCTGATAAAAGGAACGATGAATGGAACAGTAACGAATATGGATGGAGTCTATTCTATCAATGTAGAGGAGAATGATGTGTTGTTATTTTCTTTTATTGGTTTCAGATCGCAGGAAGTTATTATAAGTGATCAGGAGAGTTTGTACATTACCATGCATGAGGATGTATCAGAATTTGATGAAGTTGTGGTGGTGGGTTATGGAGTTCAGCAAAAGAAACTGGTGACAGGTGCCACTACCCAAGTTAAAGGAGATGCAATTCAAAAACAAAGTACTACGAGTCCATTACAAGCCATGCAGGGACAGACGCCGGGGGTTAGTATTTCATCCACTTCAGGTCAGCCAGGAGCCGATATGAAGGTAACCATTCGTGGATTGGGTACCGTAGGCGATGCTTCTCCTTTGTATATGATTGACGGTGTACAGGGTGATATCACCCTATTAAACGCCTCGGATATTGAAAGTATTGATATATTAAAGGATGCTGCTTCAGCTGCTATTTATGGTTCACAAGCCGCCAATGGAGTCGTTTTGGTAACAACCAAACAAGGTAAGTCGGGTAAGGCTCAAATTACTTTCGATGCCTATTATGGTGTTCAAAATGTGGGACGCACTACCGATATGCTGAATAAAGATGAATATATTACGATAATGCAAGAACAGGCGCTTAATTCGGGGTCGGCCTTATATGATGCCAGCGTATTTGAAGATGCCGCCAACACCGACTGGGTGGACCAAATGTTCTATGATAATGCGGTGACTGAGAATTACTCACTGGGTATAAATGGCGGTTCCGATAAATCGGTGTATGCTATGTCACTTAATTATACGGGTCAGGAAGGAATAGTGGGAGGTCCAGATGTATCTAACTATGAACGTTATGGTTTTCGGATAAATACTGAACAGAACTTGTATGATGATGTATTGAAGATTGGACAGCATATGAATTTCAATTATGTGAAAAATAATGGTGTTTCAGTGGGTAATCAATATAACAATACATTGAGGGGTGCTTTTACTACCTCACCGTTAGCTCCTGTATATAGCGACAATAATATTTACAATAGTCCCTATAATGATACCTCCAACTCGCAATGGTCTAAGGGGGACGGAAACCCTTATGGAGCTATGATGACTAACACCAATAATGCAAATGATGCCCAAAAAATGTTGGCTGATATTTATGCAGAATTAGAACCTCTTAAGAATTTGAAAATAAAAACACTTTTTGGTTTTAATTATTATGCAACAGAGTATCGTAGCTACAGTCCTTTATATCAATTTTCGATTTACTCATACAATAATGATCATACTTCTGTTAATCAGAGTATGAGTAAGGGGCATACCATGACATGGACCAATACAGCGAGCTATCATTTTGAATTGGATGGGGGCCATAAGTTTGATATACTGGGGGGTATGGAGTCTATTCGTTATCAAGGAACCGATCTTTCTGCTTCTAATTGGAATTTATTAAGTCAGTTTGATGATTTTGCACATGCTTATATTGATAATACAACAGGTCAGGCTACCTTACAAACAGATGATGATGGTGCAGCTACCGGTGTAGTGGAAACAAAGGGAGTAGGAGGAGCACCGGCTGTAAAAACGCGTCAGGTGTCTTATTTTGGGCGTTTAGGATATAGTTTTAACGAAAAATACATGTTTAATGCAACGATCAGAGCAGATGGTTCCTCCCGTTTTTCTAAAGGAAATAGATGGGGATACTTCCCTTCGGTATCAGCAGGTTGGTTGATATCAAGTGAAGATTTTATGCAAGATATGCACAGTTGGTTGGATTATTTGAAGCTAAGAGTAAGCTGGGGACAGGTAGGTAATCAAAATATTGATAATTTTCAGTATGCATCACCAGTGAATACATCTACCAGTTATTCGGGTGATGATCCTGCAGCAAATTACGTATTTGGAACTTCGTTAGTAAACACCCCTGGAGCCTATCCAAGTCGTTTATCCAATGAAAATATTAAGTGGGAAACATCGGAACAAACCAATATTGGTATTGATGCTTATTTTATGAATAGCCGTTTAAGTTTTAATGGCGATTTTTATATAAAAACAACCAAAGATTGGTTGGTTCAAGCACCTATTTTAGCAACTGCCGGAGCAGGTGCTCCATATATGAATGGGGGCGATGTTAAAAATACAGGTATTGAATTGGCCTTTAACTGGAATGATAATATAGGTGATTTTACTTATAGCGTTGGCATAAATGGAGCTTATAATAAAAATGAAGTGGGAAGTATTCCTACAGAGGATGGAATTATCCATGGATTAACAAATATGTTATACGATAACTCAGAAGAATTTTATCGTGCAGAAAATGGCCACGAGATAGGATATTTCTGGGGGTACGAAACAGCTGGTATATTTCAGAGTGAAGCTGATATAGCCAATTGGATCAGTGCAGGAAATGGAGTGCTACAGGCTGAAGTAAAGCCTGGTGACGTGAAGTATGTGGATCAGGATAAGAATGGGGAGATAAACGCCAATGATAAAAAGGATTTAGGTTCTGGTATTCCCGATATTACTTACGGATTGAATGTAAGTATGGCATATAAACACTTTGATTTTTCATTATCGGCCAATGGTGTTATTGGCAATAAAATAGTACAGTCCTATCGCAATCATTCCAACAAACAGGCCAATTATTCATCAGCTATACTGGATCGTTGGACAGGAACTGGTACATCTAATGCGATGCCCCGGGTAACGGAAACCAATATAAATTGGCAATTCTCTGATTTATATATTCAGGATGGAGATTTCTTGAGGATCAGTAATATCTCTCTGGGTTATGATTTTACTTCTTTGATTAAGAGGTCTCCATTTAGTCAATGTAGACTATATGCCTCAGTTCAAAATGCATTTACTTTCACAAAGTATGACGGTATGGATCCTGAAATAGGATATGGAACGAGTGATTGGGTATCGGGTGTTGATTTGGGATATTATCCTCGTCCTAAAACCTTCCTGATAGGAGTAAACCTTAAATTTTAA
- a CDS encoding TIM-barrel domain-containing protein codes for MMIYKKQFILFCVALGILGAMASCSQPRYKKSASGVVVSLDQQTKSDAATVKLEVISDEIIRVSATPENTFPNRESLIVIPQENKTAFTVEEKGAFITLKTARIQAQVSLSDGKVEFYDLHGHSILKEADGRSKSFTPIEADGYHGYSFQQIFDSPEDEAFYGLGQHQSDEWNYKSKNEELYQYNTKVSVPFVVSNKNYGLLWDNYSLTRFGNAEEYGQMSQFKLYNSKGEEGGLSAKYITALGEVFTEQDEAEIDYENLETIQRFPDNFPFANAEIVWEGEIEAPETGLYHFKLYYAGYTKVQIGGKEVVKERWRTAWNPNTYKFTVELKAGERVPVKLDWKPDGGISYISLKALSPRSETEQSKLALWSEMGQHMDYYFIHGDNMDKIISGYRHLTGKATILPRWAYGFWQSRERYKTQDEIVETLAEFRKRHIPIDNIVQDWSYWEEDQWGSHEFDVSRFPDPQKMMNDIHGMNAHCMISVWPKFYCNTHHYKALDAKGYIYQQAVKDSVKDWIGPGYVGSFYDPYSQEARDLFWEQMKNNIYKYGMDAWWMDASEPDILSNSSLEYRKKLSTPTAIGSSTEYLNTYALMNADAIYEGQRSVDPNKRVFLLTRSGFAGLQRYATATWSGDIGTRWEDMKAQITAGMNFALSGIPYWTMDIGGFCVEKRYEIAKEGSEDLKEWRELNTRWYQFGAFVPLFRAHGQYPYREVFNVAPESHSAYQSILYYNKLRYRLMPYIYSLAGQVYFDDYTIMRALVMDFPEDKKVVNLDDQYMFGPSLMICPVYTYGARERAVYLPEGTDWYDVNTGERIKGGQQIEADAPYERMPMYIKAGSILPVGPEIEYTDQKLNEAITIAIYEGADGSFTLYEDEGLNYNYEKGECTMIPFKWDDKNKTLTIDARKGSYKEMQKERIFKLVLVSAPDKISIDDIKEVDHKAATYRGDQLVIQFQ; via the coding sequence ATGATGATATATAAAAAGCAATTTATTTTATTTTGTGTTGCATTGGGTATATTGGGGGCGATGGCATCCTGCTCGCAACCACGATATAAAAAGTCAGCCAGTGGAGTGGTGGTATCTTTAGATCAGCAAACAAAATCTGATGCGGCCACGGTCAAACTAGAAGTTATTTCTGATGAAATTATTCGGGTGAGTGCTACTCCGGAAAATACTTTTCCAAACAGGGAGAGTTTGATTGTTATACCGCAAGAAAATAAGACGGCCTTTACTGTGGAGGAAAAGGGAGCGTTTATTACCTTAAAAACGGCCCGTATACAGGCGCAGGTCTCTTTGTCAGATGGTAAAGTGGAATTTTATGACTTACATGGCCATTCTATTTTAAAAGAAGCGGACGGTAGGTCCAAAAGTTTTACTCCCATAGAGGCCGATGGTTATCATGGTTATTCCTTTCAGCAGATATTTGATTCACCGGAGGATGAAGCTTTTTACGGTTTAGGTCAGCACCAGAGTGATGAATGGAATTATAAAAGTAAAAACGAAGAACTTTACCAATATAACACCAAGGTTTCAGTGCCTTTTGTGGTGTCAAATAAAAATTATGGTTTGTTATGGGATAATTATTCATTGACGCGTTTTGGTAATGCTGAGGAGTACGGTCAAATGTCGCAGTTCAAACTATATAATAGTAAGGGCGAAGAGGGAGGCTTATCGGCTAAATACATAACTGCTTTAGGTGAGGTATTTACCGAACAGGATGAGGCTGAGATAGATTATGAAAATTTGGAAACCATCCAGCGTTTTCCTGATAATTTTCCCTTTGCCAACGCAGAAATTGTTTGGGAAGGAGAGATAGAAGCCCCAGAAACCGGCTTGTATCATTTTAAATTGTATTATGCAGGTTATACCAAGGTGCAAATTGGTGGTAAAGAGGTGGTGAAGGAACGTTGGCGTACAGCTTGGAATCCAAATACCTATAAGTTTACAGTTGAGTTGAAAGCGGGGGAAAGGGTTCCTGTGAAACTGGATTGGAAACCTGATGGAGGAATATCTTATATTAGTCTGAAAGCACTGAGCCCACGTTCTGAAACAGAGCAGAGTAAATTAGCACTTTGGTCGGAGATGGGACAGCACATGGATTATTATTTTATTCATGGGGATAATATGGATAAGATAATAAGTGGTTATCGTCACCTAACGGGTAAAGCTACCATACTTCCCCGGTGGGCCTATGGTTTCTGGCAAAGTCGCGAACGTTACAAAACTCAAGATGAAATTGTAGAAACGTTGGCGGAGTTTCGTAAACGTCATATACCCATTGATAATATTGTGCAGGATTGGTCCTATTGGGAAGAAGACCAATGGGGAAGTCATGAGTTTGATGTCAGTCGCTTTCCCGACCCACAAAAGATGATGAATGATATCCATGGGATGAATGCCCATTGTATGATCTCTGTATGGCCCAAGTTTTATTGTAATACCCATCATTATAAAGCATTAGATGCCAAAGGATATATTTATCAACAGGCAGTGAAAGATAGTGTGAAAGATTGGATTGGGCCAGGATATGTGGGTTCGTTTTATGACCCTTATAGTCAGGAGGCACGTGATTTGTTCTGGGAACAGATGAAGAATAACATTTATAAATATGGGATGGATGCTTGGTGGATGGATGCCTCAGAACCCGATATTTTGTCCAATTCCAGTCTTGAATATCGCAAAAAATTGTCTACTCCAACAGCCATTGGTTCTTCTACTGAGTATTTAAATACCTACGCTTTAATGAATGCAGACGCTATTTATGAAGGACAAAGAAGTGTTGATCCTAATAAACGTGTATTTTTATTGACACGTTCAGGTTTTGCTGGATTGCAGCGTTATGCGACCGCTACGTGGAGTGGTGATATTGGTACACGTTGGGAAGATATGAAAGCACAGATTACTGCTGGGATGAATTTTGCCCTATCGGGCATCCCTTATTGGACAATGGATATTGGTGGTTTTTGCGTGGAGAAACGTTATGAAATTGCAAAAGAAGGAAGTGAAGACCTAAAGGAATGGCGCGAATTAAACACACGTTGGTATCAGTTTGGTGCTTTTGTTCCCTTGTTTAGAGCACATGGCCAGTATCCTTATCGCGAAGTGTTTAATGTTGCACCAGAATCACATAGCGCCTATCAAAGTATTTTGTATTACAATAAACTACGATATCGACTCATGCCCTATATTTATTCGTTGGCGGGACAGGTTTATTTTGATGATTATACCATTATGCGTGCTCTGGTGATGGATTTTCCCGAGGATAAAAAAGTGGTAAATTTGGATGATCAGTATATGTTTGGCCCTTCATTGATGATATGTCCGGTGTATACCTATGGAGCCAGGGAACGTGCGGTTTATCTTCCTGAAGGTACTGATTGGTATGATGTCAACACCGGAGAACGCATAAAAGGTGGACAGCAAATTGAAGCCGATGCACCTTATGAAAGAATGCCAATGTATATTAAAGCGGGTTCAATATTACCTGTAGGACCAGAAATTGAATATACGGATCAGAAATTGAACGAGGCCATTACAATTGCTATTTATGAAGGCGCAGACGGCTCGTTTACCTTATATGAGGACGAAGGTCTTAATTATAACTACGAAAAGGGTGAATGTACTATGATTCCTTTTAAATGGGATGATAAAAATAAAACTTTGACAATAGATGCTCGTAAAGGTTCATACAAAGAAATGCAAAAAGAGCGTATTTTTAAATTGGTTTTGGTTTCTGCACCTGATAAAATTAGTATAGATGACATTAAAGAAGTTGATCACAAGGCTGCAACCTATCGTGGTGATCAACTAGTGATTCAATTCCAATAA
- a CDS encoding cellulase family glycosylhydrolase, which yields MKLYHMLLFILMSLMSLGGCSKDEASVTPELVLSVAQLEVSQTGETKTIHLKSNVNWTIESSEEWCSIVPASGSAGTNAIMLTVSENSTYEVRTSSIKVTAGDMSKTLELTQNENYLLALEQSAFDVSAQGGTVNVGMQLSNDFEITIDVDWIVRNDLKSLADSTISFDVDANSSFLSRVGHISFTLNDITAKAVINQVGAELFIPADKNGVESEALTLASKMVAGWNIGNSMEVPGGEIGWGNPIVSKVLIDGVKAAGFNAVRIPCAWDSYIVDQETYKISDSWFARVKEVVDYCYTNDMYAILNIHWDGGWLENNPTYDKQDQVNEKQYALWQQIAVFFRDYDERLLFAGTNEVHVEGVYSDPTNEYLSVQQSFNQTFVDAVRATGGKNAYRNLIVQTFNTNILYGVKYHKMPTDMVEDRLWVEVHYYDPWDFCGQESDYTPQWGEAYTDVSDWGQEDWLEEQFGAMKTHFYDKGVPVILGEYGAMLRAELKSEALEKHLASRNYYLKTVTRTAKMNGMVPFIWDNGGTGNNGFGLFNRSTGEVVHTEAVAAIIEGANN from the coding sequence ATGAAGTTGTATCATATGTTATTGTTTATTCTGATGAGCCTAATGTCGTTAGGAGGGTGTTCGAAGGATGAAGCCAGTGTTACTCCGGAATTAGTGCTTTCGGTTGCTCAACTTGAAGTATCACAGACTGGAGAAACAAAAACGATTCACCTTAAGAGTAATGTGAATTGGACCATTGAAAGCTCAGAGGAATGGTGCTCTATTGTGCCTGCATCAGGATCCGCAGGAACAAATGCGATTATGCTTACTGTGTCAGAGAATAGTACTTATGAAGTAAGAACTTCAAGCATTAAAGTTACTGCAGGTGATATGAGTAAAACACTTGAGCTAACGCAAAATGAGAATTATCTTTTGGCTCTTGAGCAAAGTGCGTTTGACGTTTCAGCTCAAGGGGGTACTGTGAATGTGGGTATGCAATTATCAAATGATTTTGAAATAACGATCGATGTAGATTGGATTGTAAGAAATGATCTAAAGTCTCTTGCTGATTCAACCATTTCTTTTGATGTGGATGCCAATAGCTCTTTCTTAAGTAGGGTAGGACATATCTCTTTTACATTAAATGATATAACAGCTAAAGCCGTGATCAATCAAGTGGGAGCAGAGTTGTTTATTCCGGCAGATAAAAATGGAGTGGAAAGTGAAGCATTGACCTTGGCGTCAAAAATGGTCGCTGGATGGAATATAGGTAATTCAATGGAAGTGCCTGGCGGAGAAATAGGATGGGGTAACCCTATTGTTTCTAAGGTGTTGATTGATGGTGTGAAAGCGGCAGGCTTCAATGCTGTACGGATTCCCTGTGCATGGGATAGCTATATCGTAGATCAAGAGACCTATAAAATTTCGGATTCATGGTTTGCTAGGGTAAAAGAAGTGGTGGACTATTGCTATACAAATGATATGTATGCGATTTTAAATATACATTGGGATGGCGGATGGCTTGAAAATAACCCAACATATGATAAGCAGGATCAGGTGAATGAGAAACAGTATGCTCTATGGCAGCAAATAGCTGTGTTTTTTAGAGATTATGATGAACGATTGTTGTTTGCAGGAACCAACGAAGTTCATGTTGAAGGCGTGTATTCTGATCCTACCAATGAGTATTTAAGCGTGCAACAATCCTTTAACCAAACTTTTGTGGATGCCGTACGTGCCACAGGAGGTAAAAATGCTTATCGGAATTTGATTGTACAAACATTTAATACGAATATTTTGTATGGGGTTAAATATCATAAGATGCCAACAGATATGGTGGAAGATCGATTATGGGTTGAAGTTCACTATTATGATCCATGGGACTTTTGTGGACAAGAAAGTGATTATACTCCTCAGTGGGGTGAAGCTTATACGGATGTATCTGATTGGGGACAGGAGGACTGGTTAGAGGAACAGTTTGGTGCCATGAAGACCCATTTTTATGATAAAGGTGTTCCTGTTATTTTGGGAGAGTATGGAGCTATGTTGCGCGCCGAATTAAAGAGTGAAGCCTTGGAAAAACATTTGGCGTCGAGAAATTATTACTTAAAAACGGTTACACGAACTGCCAAGATGAATGGTATGGTTCCTTTTATATGGGATAATGGGGGTACGGGTAACAATGGTTTTGGTTTGTTTAACCGCAGTACTGGTGAGGTTGTTCATACGGAGGCTGTTGCTGCCATTATTGAAGGTGCAAATAATTAG